Proteins co-encoded in one Candidatus Limnocylindrales bacterium genomic window:
- a CDS encoding glutathione S-transferase N-terminal domain-containing protein yields the protein MIEVHHLNNSRSQRVLWMLEEIGVPYTIVRYERDAKTSLAPPDLKQVHPLGKSPVIRDGDFVLAESGAIIEYLVEKYGGGR from the coding sequence ATGATCGAAGTCCATCACCTCAACAACTCCCGTTCGCAACGCGTGCTGTGGATGCTGGAAGAGATCGGCGTCCCGTACACCATCGTGCGCTACGAGCGTGACGCGAAGACTTCGCTTGCGCCGCCCGATCTCAAGCAAGTGCATCCGCTGGGCAAGTCGCCGGTGATCCGCGACGGCGACTTCGTGCTCGCGGAGTCGGGCGCGATCATCGAGTACCTGGTCGAGAAGTACGGCGGCGGACGTTT